Sequence from the Maribellus comscasis genome:
GGAAACAGTCAATTTCTCAGTGTGTTTTTTAAAGATTTAAAAACTAGTTTTCAGCAATATTTTTTATCATCCCGTTAAAAATAAAAAAGTGAAATGGGGAAGTCGCAATCCAGTACAGTCGTCCCAAAATTCCGCGTGGACGGAACGTTGCTGTTTGATGCAGCATCTTATGTTCATCAATCTTAAATTCCAGCCACGCTTCCCCCGGAAGTTTCATTTCTGCAAAAAGTAAAAGCCTCTGTTTTTCACGGCTGGCGTACAAAACCCGCCAGAAATCGAGTGCATCGCCCGGATTTATTTCTCTGGGTGAAGTTCGCCCCCTTTTTAATCCAACACCTCCAACAATCTGGTCAAAAAAACCTCGGATTTTCCAGAGCCAGTTGGCATAATAGTAACCTTTTTCTCCTCCTATGGTCCAAATATTCTGGATGACCCTATCGATGTTCTCTACTTTATATTTTTTGATGTTTTTGTAACATCCGAATTGCGGAACTTCAATAAAATCGGATAAAGAGAGTCCCAGACTGCTGCTGATTATTGAATCTTTCCAGCTGCTTAGAACCAGATGTTGTTTTATTCTTTGAAATGCATTTTTTAGTGCCTGCTGATAGGTAATTGGTTTTACCTGAAGAATTTGTTCCAAATCGTTATTCCTGCAAATTACTTCGGTTTTCATACTTTCTACCAAACTTATAGCCAGTTTATATGAAACCGACGTTATAAAAAACAACCAGTACGATGAAACTTTCGGGCTAATCAAAGAAGTGGTATAAAAGGGTCTTTTTAATTTTCGTTCTTTGGCATATTGGATCATCATTTCTTTATACGTAAGTATCTCCGGCCCCCCGATATCAAATGTTTGGTTCAGACATTTTTCCTGAAACAGTACACCATGTAAATACGAAATTACATCCC
This genomic interval carries:
- a CDS encoding SDR family oxidoreductase; translated protein: MRILLTGVTGYVGKRLLPALIEKGHHVICCVREKRRLNFHKNLLEKLEVVEVDFLNEPDFEIIPKNIDAAYYLIHSMTTSSEKFDLLESKAAENFKKYMESTRVKQLIYLSGITNTTKLSRHLASRRKVEEILKSNAYSLTVLRAGIVVGSGSASFEIIRDIVEKLPVIVAPKWLLTQTQPIAIRDVISYLHGVLFQEKCLNQTFDIGGPEILTYKEMMIQYAKERKLKRPFYTTSLISPKVSSYWLFFITSVSYKLAISLVESMKTEVICRNNDLEQILQVKPITYQQALKNAFQRIKQHLVLSSWKDSIISSSLGLSLSDFIEVPQFGCYKNIKKYKVENIDRVIQNIWTIGGEKGYYYANWLWKIRGFFDQIVGGVGLKRGRTSPREINPGDALDFWRVLYASREKQRLLLFAEMKLPGEAWLEFKIDEHKMLHQTATFRPRGILGRLYWIATSPFHFFIFNGMIKNIAEN